A single genomic interval of Nonomuraea rubra harbors:
- the merB gene encoding organomercurial lyase, with amino-acid sequence MRQLCNLGNFFASREAAAAWQAAHPDGEVVPVAEEFEVVRLAMIELGWTAHR; translated from the coding sequence GTGCGCCAGCTGTGCAACCTCGGCAACTTCTTCGCCTCCCGCGAGGCGGCCGCGGCCTGGCAGGCGGCCCATCCCGATGGCGAGGTCGTCCCGGTGGCCGAGGAGTTCGAAGTCGTCCGGCTGGCGATGATCGAGCTCGGCTGGACCGCCCACCGCTGA
- a CDS encoding heavy metal-responsive transcriptional regulator, whose protein sequence is MKAVDLRIGIVDQQGGRAAHLPATAAGLTTKTIRFYEQAGLLPQPPRTPAGYRDCPAGAAERLAFIRDTQAAGLTLAEIRSVLAIRDAGQPPCHHVTTLIEAHLEQVEARIAELLATRTALQSLHQRARSVDPAGCGPEGICRILASA, encoded by the coding sequence GTGAAGGCCGTTGACCTGCGGATTGGCATCGTCGATCAGCAGGGTGGGCGAGCCGCGCATCTGCCAGCGACCGCGGCCGGCCTGACTACCAAGACCATCCGCTTCTACGAACAAGCCGGGCTGCTACCCCAGCCGCCCCGTACTCCCGCCGGCTACCGCGACTGCCCGGCCGGGGCCGCCGAACGGCTCGCCTTCATCCGCGACACCCAAGCCGCCGGGCTCACCCTGGCCGAGATCCGCAGCGTGCTGGCCATCCGCGACGCCGGACAGCCACCCTGCCACCACGTCACCACGCTGATCGAGGCCCATCTGGAGCAGGTCGAGGCACGTATCGCGGAACTGCTCGCCACCCGCACCGCCTTGCAGAGCCTGCACCAGCGGGCACGAAGCGTCGATCCGGCCGGCTGCGGCCCCGAAGGAATCTGCCGGATCCTGGCCTCCGCGTGA
- a CDS encoding YdeI/OmpD-associated family protein yields the protein MQEQHYTVESRPGGRGRLFVPVPFDPDAVWAPKPVHHVTGTLNGMGIRAVITEHQGQRGFLLGPAWLRCGLEPGAHVTVVLTPEGPQRADLAEDVAAALEANPAAGAFFDSLAQFYRRAYLRWIDATKRRPEVRAQRIAETIRLLEAGIKQRPQS from the coding sequence GTGCAGGAGCAGCACTACACCGTCGAGAGCCGGCCCGGTGGGCGGGGACGCCTGTTCGTCCCGGTGCCGTTCGATCCGGATGCGGTCTGGGCGCCCAAGCCGGTGCATCATGTGACGGGCACGCTCAACGGCATGGGTATTCGTGCGGTCATCACCGAACATCAGGGGCAGCGCGGGTTCCTGCTCGGTCCCGCCTGGCTGCGGTGCGGGCTGGAGCCAGGCGCGCACGTGACGGTGGTGCTGACTCCGGAAGGGCCACAGCGGGCGGATCTCGCCGAGGATGTCGCTGCTGCGCTGGAAGCCAACCCGGCGGCGGGCGCCTTCTTCGACTCCTTGGCCCAGTTCTACCGGCGGGCCTATCTGCGCTGGATCGATGCCACCAAACGCCGCCCCGAGGTGCGCGCGCAGCGGATCGCCGAAACGATTCGTCTGCTGGAGGCGGGAATCAAGCAGCGCCCTCAGTCCTGA
- a CDS encoding DUF305 domain-containing protein, translating into MKRSVLAGIAAGSVLAATAASGTATASQQSAGPPGWGMMASTSSMPGANVSDEADYLTHMIAHHKEAVAAAKQLQRSGRAQMRTLGASIVTTQSAEIATMNRWLTTWYRGHSPQTGYRPMMRDLSKLSGDALDEAFLRDMIPHHMMAVMMSQQLLMHGDVQHPPVAAFAAKVRDAQHAEMVQMQQYLADWFGGEGMPCPMGR; encoded by the coding sequence ATGAAACGCTCGGTACTGGCAGGGATCGCGGCCGGCTCGGTGCTGGCGGCGACGGCGGCAAGCGGCACGGCTACGGCCTCGCAGCAGAGTGCCGGGCCGCCCGGTTGGGGCATGATGGCGTCAACCAGCTCGATGCCTGGGGCGAACGTCAGCGATGAGGCCGACTATCTGACCCACATGATCGCCCACCACAAGGAGGCGGTGGCCGCGGCCAAGCAGCTTCAGCGCTCGGGCCGGGCCCAGATGCGCACGTTGGGAGCCTCGATCGTCACCACGCAGAGCGCCGAGATCGCCACGATGAACAGGTGGCTGACCACCTGGTACCGCGGGCATTCGCCGCAGACCGGTTACCGCCCGATGATGCGCGATCTGTCGAAGCTGTCCGGCGATGCGCTGGATGAGGCGTTCCTGCGCGACATGATCCCGCATCACATGATGGCGGTCATGATGTCCCAGCAGCTGCTCATGCACGGAGACGTCCAGCACCCACCGGTCGCCGCCTTCGCCGCCAAGGTACGCGACGCGCAGCACGCCGAGATGGTCCAGATGCAGCAGTATCTGGCCGACTGGTTCGGCGGCGAAGGCATGCCCTGTCCCATGGGGCGCTGA